The window GAAAAACACGGCACCACCGATGAGCCATGGAGTCGTTCCCGTGTCGATTTCCGAATAGACGAGCGTGTGCGGCGAAATCGCGGTGAGAACGTCGATCCACACGCGAACCGACACGCCGCGTTGAATCCACCACCCTGCAACGGGAAGCGCCAGTAGAAGACTGATATCGATTCGAACTGGAACACCCCATACAGACCCGAAGCGAACCCCCCTCATAGCGTGGTATAAACGACGTGAACCGGCGTCAATATTGCGACTAGCAATAGGAGGGAGTCGCCGTGTTACTCGGCGTTACCGATTGCTGCGACGTCCTCGCTCGTCGGAAAATCCGGTAATTCTTCGATACAGGCATAACAGAGGAAGTGCTCGCTTCCGTCCTCGAACTCCAACGTCATCCCACCCGACGACTGCGGAGACGTGTTCCAGAGATTGGCGATGCCACCAGCGATGGGCACCCCCTCACCACAACCGTCGCATTTCTCGATGGCCATGGATCCGATAGGTGGTTCACAGGGAAAGAACGTTCGGCAACGGAAGGGAAATCGCGTGCGAGTAACCGGACTAGCGTTCGAGATGCCGGCCGTCGCCGACGAACAGAATCGAAGGCGCAGTAGTGGTGGAACGTAGTTCAGTACGACTTGCTGGTATGCAGCGTGCCGCTGTCGTCGTAGACATAGACGGTGTCGCCGCCGTTGTTCCAGACTGCGGAACCAGTGTTGCCCCAGTAGAGGTCGGTCTGGGTGTCCGTTCCGGTTCCGGTGTGGAGCGTCACTTGTGCGCCCGCGGCGAGGGTAAAGCCGCTCGGGAAGTCGTACGTCTTCCCGACTTCATCCTGCACGGACCAACCTGTCAGGTCGAGGTCACCGCTGCCGGTGTTTTCGAAGACGACGTACTCGTCGTTCAGATTGTTCGTGTCGTCGCCCGCTGCGTCCGCGTGAATCTGGGCGACCGAGAGCGACCCGCTTCCACCACCACCGCCGGTCGAGCCATCGTAGGCATCGAAGAGCGGGAAGGAAGTGTCGAAGGAGGTGGTCGTCGGAATCTCGGAGTTGCTGTTGACGTTGTTCGAACTGTCGGTGACCTGGTCATCGTTGATGCGCAGGTCGGACCCGAGTCCCGACGCGAGGTCGTTCAGGTTTGCACGAGCACTCGATGGTGCCGTGCCAGCACCGACGAGGACGACCGCGCCACCGTCCGCGATGAAGGCGGTGAGTGCATCGATTTCTGCTTGCGTAAACGCCGAGACGGGCGTCGTGACGACGACCGCTCGCCAGCGCGAGAGGTCGAAGGTGTCGAGGCTGTTCGACTGCTCGAAGGAGATGCCGACGCCTTCGAGGAATCGCTGGTAGTAGGCGGCATCGTCGTTCGAGAGTGCATAACTCGCGTCGAACTGGCCGTGGCCACCGTCGATGAGAACGTCACCGGTCGTGTCGGTGAGGTAATCGATGAGGTTCGTCAGGAAGACGAAGTTCTCGTAGCCCGAGGTATCGACCGCGAAGCCTTCGGAGCTCTCGTAGGTCTCGTCGATGAGTGGACTTCCGACCATCGCGACGTTCGCGGACTCGTCAACTGCCGCGAGCGGGATGTCGCCGCTGTAGGAGTAACCACCGCTCTGGGTCGCCGTGCTCTCGGCGTAGACCGGAACGCGGGAATCCGCGACCGCGCCGGATGACGTTTTGACGCTCGACGTGGTCGGGAAGAACAGGTCGTCTACCGCTCGGTTACGGATTTCGGTCGTGTTCTCGGGGTCACTGTCTCCCCAGACGTTCGTGCCGTTCGAGCGGGCCGTGTCTTCCGCACTCCAGAAGCTGTCGTGGTGAGAGAAGCCGGACCCATAGACACGGGCGTAGCCGTCTCGAACCGCGTTTCGGTTGTAGAAGTCATCCCGGGAACCACTGCCGTCAGCGTCGTAGTGGAGATAGCCCAGGACGCGGCCGTACGCATCACGGACGGGTTCGTTTTGGTCGAACGAGAGGTCCACCGTCTTCCCGTCGAGTTCTCCCTTCGCGTAGGTGGTCGCGTTGCTGCCCCACGTTCCGAGGTAATCGAGCGATTCGATGCCCTCCCACTCCTGAACGCGCTCTGCGGAACTGTTCGCCGCTTTCTCGGGCGTGTCGATCCCGAGAATGCGGATGCTCTCGGTCGAACCGTCGTCGAACTGCACATCGACTGTGTCGCCGTCGGTAACGGCGGTAACGTCCACGGTGTACGTCTTGTCCTTGTCGAGGCCGAGTCCGTCGCGGTCGGCGAAGTAGTTGAACGATGTGTTGAATTCATCGGTCAGCGGTTTGTAATCCGCACCGCCGTTGTTTGACGTGTCGAGAACTTCGTCGTCGTTGAACCGGAACGCGAGTCCGAGATAGCTTGCGACGTCGTTCAGGTTGGCCGTCTCGTCGTAGTCGCTGTAGTCGGATTGACTATACAGGAAGACGGAACCGCCTGCCGCGACGAAGTCGTTGAGGTCGCTGAGTTCCTGACTGGTGAACGCGTTCGCGGGCGAGGTGACGACGACCGCGTCCGCCGAACTGAGGTCGTTCGAGAGGTTGCTCGTTGCCGTCACCGTGTAGCCGTTGTTCTCGGCATAGCTTTCGAAGTTCGAGAATTTGCTGAGGGTGTAGTATTGGCCGTGGCCTTCGTCCCAGAGAACGGTTCCGGAGCCACCGAGTTCGTCGTCCCACGTGTTCAGGACGAACTCCTCGTTACCTCGCTGCCAGTTAGTGCCGTCCTCGACGAGCGTCGAACCGGCGGCGACGACGTTCGAGTCCGAAACGACGGTTGGAATCGACGTTCCACTACTGTAGAGCGTAGCGTCGCCATTACTGTCGCCATCGTTGTTCGTGGCGGTGTCTTCCGCCCAGACGGCGATGAACGAACTGTCAGTCAGTTCGCCCCCGCTGGAATCAGTGAAGCTCGACGTGGAATAACATTCGACCGGCGAAATCTGACCCGAGGCGGCGCGAACCTCGGAACTGAGAGTCGCCGTAATTGGTGCAGATGCTGTTGCTGTTGCGAGCGCGGACAGGAATGTTCGTCGTCGCATCATCAGAAGACCACTGCCGTGGGAACATAAATTATTGCATTTTCTTGTGGTAGTTTATGTATTACCACACATAGATCTATGCATATGAATGTGTAAATAACGTCAGAGTATTGTCTATATCCGCGGGAAAGCTCGGACGAAACGCGTCCTCGAAATGTCGATAGTTGTCTCCCCCATCGTTTATGCTCACCAACGCCGTGAGTAGTTGGATGAAGGTGAACTGCGAGGGGTGTGCCGGGTGCTGTATCGACTGGCGAGCCATCGGACCAACCACTTCGAACCACGAGCGACGTGGCCCTCGGAAACCGCTCGACGACACATACAATCTCGTCCCACTCACGCGCGAAGACGTGATCGAGTTTCACAACGCCGGACTCACCGACGCCCTGACACCTCGCCTCTGGGAGGACGAATCCGGCGTGGAAATCGACGGTGTCGAATTGGCCGCAATCCGAGGCAAACCCGCCTTTTTCGTGGGAATTCGGAAACCACTGAAACCGGTCGCACCGTTCGGAACAGAGGCTTCGTGGCTTCCGACGTGTGCGTTTCTCGACCCACGCACGCTCCAGTGTCGGATTCACGGCGACGATGCGTATCCGGAAGAATGTGCAGAGTACCCCGGCCACAACCTCAAACTCGGTCAGCGAACCGAATGTGAGCGAGTCGAAGAGTCGTTCGGAGGCGAGCGGTTGCTGGACGGCGAACCGCCGCACACGCTTTCAGGGCTACTACTCGGCCCACAGGCGATCGGCGGAAAGGTGTTCGTCTATCCCGAACCCGAGGAGTTGGAGGGTCTCGTGGTACGCCTCATCGATGACGACCTGACCGACGACGACCGTGCCCGATTCGTCGCCGCCGCAGTCGCCGCGAAACCCGGAACGACGGGAACCAACCGTGAGATATACGAAAGTACGCTGAACGAGGTTCGAACGTCGAACTCATGGGTCGGGCAGGCGATTACTGACTGGAAATCGATAGCCACAAACGACGAACCGGACCCATCGGTAACTATGCGAGTCGAGGACGAACGCGGTGCCCCGCCTACTCCCGGTTGGTGAGGATCACGGAAAACAGCCGAACTATTGCGACTTAATCTCCTCGAACTGCTTCAGTAAATCTTCCGCTGAGTCGCCGGAATCATATTCAACAGTACCGTGATAGTTGGAACGGACATCATCAAAACTCGCGTCCACGGTACTGTTTTTCCGTTCACGGCGCTCGTGTTCTTCTTCGTCATAGGCACCCATTGACATGACAACCACACTCATGCTAGGTGTTACCCAGTTATTAATGTAACGGATAATAACATCGTTTACCCAACTTGGAAAATCGTCAGACAGAGAGGAGACGGCAAAGAGAGCGATGAGGGAAGTGGACGTTTCGAGGTGCATAACACGTAAGCATTCCCGGTTACTATCTCCCACCGTGGCAAGCCCGCTCCGCTTTCGCCGCTCTTCGGAGCGGTGGAATGACGATCGCATCATCGAGGAGTTATACTCTCACCTCGACTCGAACCTCGGCGCACGTTCGGTAACGCCCCATTATGTTGGACCGGACGGTTTCGAGACACGCCGATTCGAGATGGACAACGGCGATATGGCGCTGTTTACGTGGAACGACGATTTCGCATACTGGCTCGGCAACACGGAGACGCCGCCGGCACTCTGGCGCACGTCGAAGTACACCTTCGATGAAGTACCGTACCAAATCGCCCGCTGGGGGCAACGCGAACTCCTCGCCGATCTCACCGTTGAATCACCATGGTTGGCTAAATACGATTATCTCTCGTGGTTCTTCCTTCCCGTGTTGTTCTCGAAGGACGGGCGAGAGACATCACGAGCCTTCTTCCGGAAGTACGATGCCGGATTTCCGGACACGACTCGCGACGAGGCACTCTCGTTTTACGAGCGATTCCTCCGCACGGGTGCGTTGGACGACTACCGGTACACGATGGCGTCGAAACTGGGTACCAGCCAGTACTTCGACAAAAACCGCATGAGTTCGGCGATGAGCGAGTTCACTGTCGCGAAACTGTTGACCGAGGCGGGATACGATGTCATTCCCGAAATAGAAGTGACGACCGGTCACTCCCTCGATTTCCGTGCCGACCCGCGAAACGGCAGTCACGACCAATCGTCGCTCGTGGAGGTTACACGACCGCAACCTCCAACACAGCGGGCCGCGGACACACCAGTCGCCGCCCTACGCGAGACGGCGGAGACGAAATCGAACGGACAACTGAACGAACACGGTGGCGGTGCGGTGATGTTCGTCGACTGTTCCGGATTCCGTGACGACGAGTGGTCCGCCGTCGTTGGCGAGCAACCGGACGTTCGCCATCGACCGGCGGTCGTCTTCCGTGCCCGACCCTCCGGGGCCATCGATGCATACAAGAAAGGGTCGGTACCGTTATCGCTGAGTCAAGCGGTCGAGTGGGTTTAGAACGACACTTGGTCGGGACCGGCCGTTCCCATCGTCGTCGGGTCACGGTCACTGTACTGTCTGCGTCCGATTGCTTTGCTACTGAGAGCACCGTACATCGCTTCGCGGGCTTGTTGTGACGATTCGTACGTCTCGTCTCCCGCACGATTGAGCACTTCTTCGAGCGTTTCAGTGCCGTTGGGGAGATCGATAACGTAGTCACCGTGGGACGAGATGAGTTGCTTCGTGCTTGCTGGGTACTGCTGTGTGTCGAGCAACTGACTTGCCTGCTTTAGCGTCATCGCCAGTTTCTACATCAATGTACATGATAAACGTTGTTGCTAGCAAATCATTATGAATATAAGGTGTTAAATGACCTTTATCGCATATCGAACGTCGATGTCGGACACCGAAACCCCCTTGCCGTGGAACGACGGAGGATGCACATGAGTGTTTTTGCGGACCTCCACGTCCACACGACCAACTCCGACGGGTCGATGGAACTAACAGAGGTTCCCGCCGCGGCGCGATCTGCCGACGTATCTGTCGTCGCTATCACCGACCACGACCGACTGCATCCCGACCTGCCGACACCCGTGACCGTCATCGAGGGCGTGACGGTCGTTCACGGTATCGAACTTCGAGTCGAAGCATCCGATGGTCAGCACGTCGATTTGCTCGGCTACGGCGTCTATCCGACACCGGAACTCGTGGACGAACTGGAGCGTCTGCAAACCGATAGAGTCGAACGAGGGCAAGCGATCATCGACTGTGTCGAAGACAGACTCGGAATCGGCCTCGGCCTCGAATCACGCGAAGGATTGGGCCGACCGCACATCGCCCGGGCTATCGACGACCATCCCGACACGGAACACGACTTCGATAGCGCGTTCGCCGAACTCATCGGTAGCGGAAAACCGTGCTACGTCGCCCGGGAGATACCGAGTTTCGAGCACGGTGTGGAGTTGCTCTCCGCATCGAGCGGCCTTGTCGGACTAGCACATC of the Haladaptatus caseinilyticus genome contains:
- a CDS encoding DUF7561 family protein, with protein sequence MAIEKCDGCGEGVPIAGGIANLWNTSPQSSGGMTLEFEDGSEHFLCYACIEELPDFPTSEDVAAIGNAE
- a CDS encoding DUF4350 domain-containing protein; this translates as MRRRTFLSALATATASAPITATLSSEVRAASGQISPVECYSTSSFTDSSGGELTDSSFIAVWAEDTATNNDGDSNGDATLYSSGTSIPTVVSDSNVVAAGSTLVEDGTNWQRGNEEFVLNTWDDELGGSGTVLWDEGHGQYYTLSKFSNFESYAENNGYTVTATSNLSNDLSSADAVVVTSPANAFTSQELSDLNDFVAAGGSVFLYSQSDYSDYDETANLNDVASYLGLAFRFNDDEVLDTSNNGGADYKPLTDEFNTSFNYFADRDGLGLDKDKTYTVDVTAVTDGDTVDVQFDDGSTESIRILGIDTPEKAANSSAERVQEWEGIESLDYLGTWGSNATTYAKGELDGKTVDLSFDQNEPVRDAYGRVLGYLHYDADGSGSRDDFYNRNAVRDGYARVYGSGFSHHDSFWSAEDTARSNGTNVWGDSDPENTTEIRNRAVDDLFFPTTSSVKTSSGAVADSRVPVYAESTATQSGGYSYSGDIPLAAVDESANVAMVGSPLIDETYESSEGFAVDTSGYENFVFLTNLIDYLTDTTGDVLIDGGHGQFDASYALSNDDAAYYQRFLEGVGISFEQSNSLDTFDLSRWRAVVVTTPVSAFTQAEIDALTAFIADGGAVVLVGAGTAPSSARANLNDLASGLGSDLRINDDQVTDSSNNVNSNSEIPTTTSFDTSFPLFDAYDGSTGGGGGSGSLSVAQIHADAAGDDTNNLNDEYVVFENTGSGDLDLTGWSVQDEVGKTYDFPSGFTLAAGAQVTLHTGTGTDTQTDLYWGNTGSAVWNNGGDTVYVYDDSGTLHTSKSY
- a CDS encoding YkgJ family cysteine cluster protein; its protein translation is MKVNCEGCAGCCIDWRAIGPTTSNHERRGPRKPLDDTYNLVPLTREDVIEFHNAGLTDALTPRLWEDESGVEIDGVELAAIRGKPAFFVGIRKPLKPVAPFGTEASWLPTCAFLDPRTLQCRIHGDDAYPEECAEYPGHNLKLGQRTECERVEESFGGERLLDGEPPHTLSGLLLGPQAIGGKVFVYPEPEELEGLVVRLIDDDLTDDDRARFVAAAVAAKPGTTGTNREIYESTLNEVRTSNSWVGQAITDWKSIATNDEPDPSVTMRVEDERGAPPTPGW
- a CDS encoding DUF5786 family protein; translation: MSMGAYDEEEHERRERKNSTVDASFDDVRSNYHGTVEYDSGDSAEDLLKQFEEIKSQ
- a CDS encoding DUF5784 family protein codes for the protein MASPLRFRRSSERWNDDRIIEELYSHLDSNLGARSVTPHYVGPDGFETRRFEMDNGDMALFTWNDDFAYWLGNTETPPALWRTSKYTFDEVPYQIARWGQRELLADLTVESPWLAKYDYLSWFFLPVLFSKDGRETSRAFFRKYDAGFPDTTRDEALSFYERFLRTGALDDYRYTMASKLGTSQYFDKNRMSSAMSEFTVAKLLTEAGYDVIPEIEVTTGHSLDFRADPRNGSHDQSSLVEVTRPQPPTQRAADTPVAALRETAETKSNGQLNEHGGGAVMFVDCSGFRDDEWSAVVGEQPDVRHRPAVVFRARPSGAIDAYKKGSVPLSLSQAVEWV
- a CDS encoding DUF5789 family protein, whose amino-acid sequence is MTLKQASQLLDTQQYPASTKQLISSHGDYVIDLPNGTETLEEVLNRAGDETYESSQQAREAMYGALSSKAIGRRQYSDRDPTTMGTAGPDQVSF
- a CDS encoding PHP domain-containing protein, producing MSVFADLHVHTTNSDGSMELTEVPAAARSADVSVVAITDHDRLHPDLPTPVTVIEGVTVVHGIELRVEASDGQHVDLLGYGVYPTPELVDELERLQTDRVERGQAIIDCVEDRLGIGLGLESREGLGRPHIARAIDDHPDTEHDFDSAFAELIGSGKPCYVAREIPSFEHGVELLSASSGLVGLAHPFRYSDPESALALTSELDAVERYYPYGHDVDSRPIERAITDHNLIPTGGSDAHGDVLGEAGLSKAEYRHFRSAVTL